The DNA segment gccctatgactgactggcgaccagtctaaagTGTCATCCACGACAAGGACGAGCagagttgaaaatgaatgaataaataaataagacgtTAATCTTACTGTGGCACGCTGTCCAGGACTGGCCTGTTCTTGATTGATTTTCTGGTAGGAATTGGGGGTGTTGAGCCATCGAGTTCTTTCCTGCTGCTGACGGTGGGTAAAAGGGTGCTGCTTGAGACCTAGAGGGAGGCCGTCGTCGAAATGGTGGAAGGCGGTGGCAGTTGCAGGAACTTCTATATCCTTTCGTGTTTGTGACCGTGCTCTTTCCAGTAGCAATGGGAAACGGTAGGCATAGCCAGTACGGTAACcctagaggggaaaaaagggcaAAAGGTCACATTTCATAAATAGCTCACTAACCCCCAAGTCACAGCTAAAACAATAGATTTGATACATTAACAGGGtcaatgcattttcactattcatcACTGAATTGTgtggcgttttttttaaaaagggactcaccAAATTATCTAAAGTTCTCATCAGGGCTTCAAACTCTTGTTCTCCAATACGACACTTTTGCATCGGGCCAAACTTAGAGCCAGCCCATCCCACAGTGCCAGCATGACTGGCTTTATGGGTGGTCCGGTCTAGCAAAATCAGGTTCTGCTCCCCACCAGCACTGCATAATGCTGATACCTACAAAATAAAAGGGGATGCTGCTACATTAGTGattttattaagattttttttattttggaatagcatatatatacatgtttgtgTGCACCTGTATTTGACAGGCAGCCTGAATGTGGTAGATTGCATGGAAGGTCTCTTCCACAGACTCCCCCAAGGCAACGATCCCATGATTTCTAAGCACCAGTACCTTGACATAATTGAAATGCACAGCACAGTGGGATTAAAACAGCATTCATTCGGAATTCATTCTTCGCACTCATGAGTTAATGTAGAATAAAGCAGTACATTGCAGTCTTTTGTAGTCTGCTAACCTTGCAAGTGGGGCCGAGGCTTTTCTGAAGCTCCACGCGGTCTTCCTCCACCTCCATTACTCCATTGTACTCATAATAGGCCACATCACCAACCAGCAGGGATTCATGGGACAATGGCAGCAGGCCACACTTCATTGCTGAGACCTAAAGACAGACATTCTTTGTTAATTATCAGAAACAAATACTCACTCTACACAATGTAGGGTCAAATGTTACTATTTACTATTTGCTACATTTGTTTACAAGCTTATTAAGCATTGCGTCAGGCTAAATGGTGACAGAAGGGATGCAATGTTTGATTTAAAGAGATATATACAGAAAGTCAACAACTTACTGCAGCGGTGGCTGGCGTGTGGAGGTGAAGTAAGCAGCGGGCATCCGGCCTGGCTGAATAGATGGCCGAGTGCAGGCTAAACTTCTCTTTGTCCACCCCAAGGTTGGTACTGCCCTTCTCCACCACTTCACCCAAGATATTCACCTTGACCTGAAAATGCCATCACCAACAATCTGCACTTAGACATGAATACATTCACTCTAGCTATGGTATCATTTCACTGCAGTTGAATTCTAACActcaaaattttgaaaaataaccaaaacataACAAGTTAGTTCACCAAATTACACAAAAATATTACATCAATACAGTGTCGTCATCATTTGTCAACAAGGCAAGAAAGCATTTATGGTGAAAAGGAGCATATTATATCCAACTGACCTTAAAAAGGCTGGGTAATACAATActatcaaaacaaaataaaatactacaatAGATGCTAGTAGCCTATTAATTAGCATTTCAACCAGAATGCTAAAAAGGCTAACACTAACCCAACTAAATAGATATTTGGACTATATCTGAAGCACGCATGCCTAATCTAATAACTAACCAGGCTTGATCCAGTAACTTCACTGTACGCCAAACCATCTGGTAGCATCAAGAAGTGTTCTTGTTCTTTGCTCACACgcagctgtcaaaaaaaaagaaacacaggtCTGAGTATTTAAATTAAACGCTTGTGTCCAAGTGTCAGATACCATAAGATCATCATAATTTAAATAGCAGCCATGGAAAACAGGTGCAAAGTATACAATATGTCAAGTAGTAACTAAAAGTAAACTAACAGTAAGACAGGTGTGACTGATCTGGGACCAGCCATAGAGATCAAAAAGTCGATGGACACTGGCGAGCTTGCATCGCATCAGTCGCTCTCCTTTCACCATGCTGCCTGAATCCCAGTTTTGGAGGTCATTAATGGGCGTAACCATCATCATATCTGTAAGCACATTCGGACAATTAAATAAAGTCAGTGAGACGCAAGGCCACATGATGGTCAAACTTTAATTTGATTTGTCTAGTGGGCGGGGCAGAGTAGACAATTCCTACAGTGCTGCAGCTCTGGAAATATGATCGTTTCAAATTGAATACATACTTGCAATCTACTTTAATCAAACAGATCATTTAGAGTGAATATTGAGTGCCTGCTATTAAACTGTTCAAAATCAATTCCCCCCTACTAAACATCTATGTGTTTGGATGTGTCCTCGGCGGGTAATAGGAGGCAAAACAAATGAGACGGAAAAACCAATGAGCACAATCCTAGTCTTTGCTGTATGTCcttacttatatatattttttacttactAGATGGGGACACTTGTAGTGCTGCAGGTGAGCCATGCATGGCCATGTAGTCAGCCAATTGCCTGAGTGCCCAAAGGTTTGATGAACTGCCGCCCTTCTTCATCTGTTCCTGGATCAGTGAATCCAGCTCTTCTTTGAATgactgaaaacacacaaaaaacatgttcaGGGAGAAATGAAAAAGAAGATGCAATGTTCTAAggttttcctcttttaaatacGATTCAGTGATGCAGTTAATAATAACACTGGCTGCAATTGAACTATTCTTGTGGAGCATTGGCGTCAGTTTTACTTGCTCAATCACAATTTACAGTGCTGACTGACAAGAGTGCAACATCAGCACGAATATGATATTTGAGAACAAATTGATTTTCTGACAGAGGCAAgacctcatcattttttttccttctagtgACGAGCCCCAAGGTGTACTTGCTTACATTTTATTATACTGTATTTGTGTAGAGTAGACCAATCTCACCGGACTCTGGAGAAGACTGGAAACGTGTTTCTTAAGTTGAGGTTCAGAGCCAGTAGTTGAATGCTGAGGAGACTGGAGACTCTCTGGGACCCCGTTACTGGGGCTTCGCAGCACTGGGGTTTCCATCGGGGTCGGCGATTTGCTCATGTTTCACAGTTGGTATGTCAAAACCACGGCTCAGATGAGGACAACTGTCGAATATTTATTCAGAAACATAACAGCATACATATAGTATAGTTAGTTCCATATAAGAAGACCACATGGAGTTTAAGACATCTGTCCACTGATTAAGTTGTAACCTATCCTATCTGTCAATGatagtatatagatatattataCTCTGTTTTAACTAGATACAATATACTGCTTTACTTATAGTTAAGAAAATATTGGAAAGGTGAAATTTAATGGCACATAGAATATTTCCGTTCATTATTTTGCTTAGAATTTTTTGGGAATAGATCTGAAAATGCTGTATTTTTACTGGTTTACTTGTCAATATCATTAAAAgactaatctaaaaatattgatGGTCAATATTGCAATGGCAAAAGGAAACAAGTGATTCAATTACATACAGACAAGTCCATAAGAACTATGAACATTAAGTAAAACTGCAAGTCAGCAAgaattgcaaaaataaacaagaattaCCGTAAATATCTTTAGAATGGAGTGGAAGCCTCTTCTGAGTATACACACTAACTCACATAGTGCTGCAGAGAGTAGATAAGGTCCCAAGATACCCCACACCCACACTGACTTCATTACAGTAGACATAAAATAAGACAATACTGCGTTTTCATCAAAATTTCCCTTAAACTTGAAACATTGGTGGGTGATAAGAGCCCTGCAAAGGTCTACTAAAAACTAGCAGTGCATTACGTAGAACATCTAAAATCCCAGAAATCCTTTAAGATGCTTTAGCtttacatgcacatgcatgttGCCACTGTAAATGCATTCGTCTAGCCAACAGTCGTTTTGGGAGCACAAACAGCAAATGGAATAATTACCTAAAGtacttttatattgattttcctGGCCTCCGCTTTCATTAGACTAGAACCAGGATGGAGCCTTATCCTGAACTGCAAGTATAGTATATTACGTTTCTCACAATGTAATCTAATAGGTAATTCAATGAATGTCAAGGCAGGCAAATTAAGCAAGTATATTTTCTAATATGTTATTGctccatataaaaaaatgcagatgtAGTACGTACATCATTCCctcattaaaataataacagtaGGGTATAAATACTTGAgcttacaaaaataataaaacacaatgtTCAGTAGCACACCAGATACAATGCTTAACATGTTTACATAAATTGGTTTGATAGTCAcgcaagtataaaaaaaaggatCACCTCGGGGAGTaatatacctaaaaaaaaaaaaacaatctcatAGGCTTTATGGCAGCAGCATGATGGATGACTGGCTGCTTAGCAACAATCGCACGCAACGCAGCATCAGCACCAGCAGAACCAATGGCCATCTTAATGGACTCCCGCAATATGTGGAGGCCGATAGCCACGACCCATGCACAAAAACAGTCATTTCATGATCACAAAAACTGGATCGTGCTCACCTAAATGCGTGACAAATACAAGCACAGCACCCACGCAAAGACCTCTGACTGACTCCATCTCACAGTCACAATGCGAATACCCACGAAGGCCAAGCCGGCATCTCTATTTACACCACATAACACTACAAAATGCACGAACCTTGGAAgccatatttttctatttgcttGCTCTGTATCGCTCCCATTGTAAAACCAAAGGCGGACTACATACGCGCGTCAGGTTGCGTGAGGTACAAcgcccaaaaaacacaaacacagatgTTGCACGCAGgaaaataagataagataagTGCACTGACCTCAGTGCCTGCAGAAGACGTCCTGACGACTTCCGCAGTCAAAGCAAGCAGATGTGCTCGGCTGCAAATCTGTTTGGGACAGCTAGGTTCCTTTGTCAGAGGACATGTAGCAAGCGAGCAAGTCAGTGGACCGTGATGCTTTTCATTGCCGAGTGCGTCGTGGACCAACCCACGGCCACGCCTGTTCTAACCAGACACGGTCGCACCAAAGTACCCGATTTgatgaaagaagaaaataacatGCAGTTTATTTTTTGCCCGGTTAGGCTACCTACTAGATTTGCATCGCCTTGAGAAACAAGGTTGCTCAAAAACACAGAAAGGATCGATGAAATCAGACACTAATCAGACGCCCTCTAACGTTGGGATGTAGGTACTACAATTTAAAATACAGGGAATGCGTCATTAAATAGACCTAAGCTTTTGAGTTAATTGCAAAAGTGTAAATTATAAatagaaatgttgttttttttaaaaaaataaatttgattgtatttaactcattggttgctatTGACAATGGGAGATGTCCAACTTAgtcaactgggaggactggaaATGAATTTTCATCTTTGTGTGCCATTGTTAAcctgttaaatattttaatttttaacaaaCAATTTTCAGATAACTGGAGCATAAAAAACAGGCTGTTAGTCgtcatattgaaaaaaaaatgaagttatagtctggaaaatacagtgTAATATATTAAATGACAGCATACACAGACTATATACTAGTGTTATCTTAATATTGCTGCAAGTACTCATACATTTGGATTTTGAACAGATAcaatgtttaaatattaaatagataaaaatgcaaatactaGTTTTGTAATTCTCACGACCAGTCTTGGTTTCAAGGCTACATTTTAAGGGTGTAGGAACGACTGCTACTGGAACAGCTTAACATGCGTAGCTTTGGTGCAAATGTTTTATCGATTCATTTTCAGCACTGTTTTCCCTCATCGGGGTCAAGGGaagctggagccaatcccaactgactttgtgCAAAATCAATTACCTTTATGCATTCAGAAGAGAGAAAATCattcacaaatatatatatattatttgtgAATGTTACGCAATAACACAACAGTACAGCAAACTCTCATAATGCCATTTAATGAACATtgtttcaaaaaacaaaagtgcacATATTTAATAATTCTTTCTATTGTGATTTTACAATAGCAGCGGAGCACTTCTGAAACAATGCCGTAATGAGGTAAAGGGAACTAAACAATTTTCTCAACTGAACAAAGTACGAGCTCAACGCtccatttaaataaatttgacTTATTTAACGCACATCCGCGTGAAACCAAGACTGttttcaatataaataaatacaagttaTGTATCAAATAATATACTTTTTTGGTACCTTAGTCACCTTCTAGCATCTCCCCGAAAATCTCTCTTCATAGCAATGACCCctagaaagaaaagaaatatggATTTGActattcatgaaaaaaagaagtatttCAAGCATCAGAATTATTCATTTGCAAGACAAAattgtaataattttaaaaattaacgcATTTTAAGCATGCGTTACAttacagtgataccttgacatacgagtactccaacatacaagcaatttgagatgcgagtaaacttccaagcaaatatttgccttgagataagagacaaattttgagatacgagcatacgagacagccaggtggccgaaATGCTAGCTGCTTATGATTTCTTTCTCGCCGCATTTCCCTCGTGCGAAGATATCTATGAGctattacaaccaataaaaatgtttttccattgtaatattgtACTTGGTGTTTCCTCTTCCCCCAGAGGGTGGGTatgatttaatttgtatttagttcatttccattggaaacgttgatttgagatacaagtaaatcacCATACGAGATTGGTCCCGTAACGCATtgagctcttatctcaaggtatgactttATACAGTACAAAAACGCAGAATTTGTTGAGTATGTATACGTTTGCATATATTGCGAATACTACTACGAAAGTTGTGTAAAGAACGAGTGAAACTGTTTTGAAGACTGGTtaacaaaaaagtactttaccAGAAGAGGGCACTGTAacacttcattcattcactttcatCATTCAGATAATTTTTGGACCCCCCCCAAAAACGATGACTCATGATTACTATTATATTATCAAGTATATATTAAGACAtactatatattaatattttacttGAAACTTATTTAAGTTGgtcttatttttgcatttaaatactTGGCTAGAAAATGTTAATTGTACTGGCTAATCATAAATTAAATGGAATTATTTGTGTATGAAAATTGCCATTTAATAATTCAGGACGTATGAGCTCCAAGTTGAGCCTTTGGCAAAGGTTCAGGCATATCCCCGAATTAATCTCTCATCTTTCATTTCTAAATCAGTGAAGTGCTGAAAATTACCACGTTTGAAGCTGCCCCAATCACAACTACTTCACCTTCAATCATGTActtcaaaagaggaaaaaaagtgtgagcgtgaatgcttgtttgttttctcaCACCCTGCTATTGACTGACAACACCCAGCTGCAGCCCATCGCTGGCTTCAGCTCACCcttattttccaatttaatgTGCTGAAAACAACTTGAGCTCGAAAGGTTTTCTTTTCTCCCTTCTAAAACCCCAATCAAAGTTGCAAGAAAtaggtttgacatttttaacacCATGTAATGTTTACTACACAAACCGCTTTGCTGTTTGACAGGAAATATAATTACATTTAACTTGAGGGCTGAACATTTCATGTAGATTTTACATTCAATTCACTTGCCTACCTTTTTGGGTAGAGTTGTTGCcttatttttcctcaaaatgaGTAACATATTCGCATATTTCCTATACTCTGGCATTTGATACAACAAAAAAGTGGTGTTTTACCTCGGATTGGTCAGGAGCTACTTGAATGAAGAACTGGTATGAAGGAATAGCACAGTGTTGTAGCAGCACTCTTGTAAAATCTCCTCCTTCCGTCCCGGGTTCTGATGGCATGGTGAAGCCATCATTGTTGGTTTGGTCCTCCGACATATTCAGAAACTATCGgtgaaaacaacaaacaaagtcATTCATACCTTGCTTATCCGGATTTAGCATTCTGCATTGTTATATTGCTGAAGTGGCATTTTTTTAGGGTAAATATCCTTCGTTTTGAAAGATGTAAATACTAATAGCTACTGGTTTTGGTGCTACTGACATGTAGATTTTTAACTGCAAATAAGGACATAATGTTTAGTAGACCAAAATAGTTCAGATCGATAaagaacagtaaaatatactTACATCTTCCAATCTCCAAAGGTCACTGTCGAAGCCCTCAGTCTGCCCATAGGCCATTGCATTATTCAGGAAATCGTTTTCTTTGGTCCTAGTCTAAGGAAAAAGTACTACTATTGCACAAAGATACTCgtaaaaagaaagaacattttGGAAGAGCATAGAGGTCGTACAGTGTCAGTATCTTGCAAAACTGCAAGAAGTAACCGTATGTACTCTGTTGCAGCTTTAAGGGTGTCTACTTTACTGGGCTTGCGGTCTGGTCGCATCAGTGGTACCATTCGCTTTAAGCGAGAGAACATGGTGTTAAGGTTGCGTATCTGCAAGTTGGAAAAAGAGCGACAATTACTGGGAGGTACCTTTCAGTAGGTGGTGAACTTGAGTCTTATGCCCTTAGGTAGGGACCAGCATAAATAACTATAATTCACCATGAAATCCAGTTTTACTGGTTAAACTAAAATGGACTTGACTTACATCGTCATTAATGGTTTGATGTTAACTTAAAAAAACCTACAACTGGATCAGTCTCTGCTTAAATTGATCAACAAAGAGACATTAAAAGCACAGCCAAAAAGTGCACATCCCCCCTACTGGCTCACTTGTAACTTGCAGGCAATACAGGCACCAGCAAGTCTGCAAATAACAAATACCctaaaacaggcactttgcaaGAGGGTTGTAATGACATTAAAACAgctccaaacaaacaaatgaaaagagaaaaaatggttttgtcaTGAAGAAAACAAGTCAGAATCACTGCACTGTTTAAATATTACGATCATGTGTTTAATTAGGAGGATGCAATTTTTATTTCCTTCCTTTTGCTAGGCCTAGTTAGTTTGCTGTGCTTTTTTGTGTATAGTTGTAATTGTTAAATAGAGTGGGGCTTGGCATCAGAATTGAAATTTCACGTTTATTCACTCACCCGAAGCCGTTCCTTGGCGTTCACCTGTTCTCGTTTTCTCACACTTTCGTGAAAATCCTCGGCCACTACATAGAAGCCATTTTTGAGTCGTTTAAATTTCTCTATGTTACTATAAACCGGCAGAGCAGATTCTCCGGTCAGACGCTTGAGAACGTCACTCATTAACACACCATCGGGTACTTTCATTTTATCGACTTATATTTGCAATAATTTGCAGTTCCCAGTTGAAGCAAACTATTAAAGTCTCAAGCCGGGCGATCAACGAGAACAAAGGCTATTATTGATGAGGTGGAAGTCGACACCTGTGCAATTACTGATGTAATTTTGCACTCAGCACGAAATCTTGGCGAAATTGCAGTAATAAATAGGAAACTCGGTCCCAATGGGGCGTGTCCTATCGACCTATTCATATCCCAAACCAGGAAGTTATTACTTTCTTCGTAGCCAATCAGCGAATTGACTTGACAGCACCAAGCCCACAAGTCCCGGAAGCTTGAACTTTTTTCCTGGATAATTTacaaaaccccaacaaaggCAATCGAGTTATATAAATCCACATATCAATTTTGcaatttataattattatccATAGTTAATTCTTCAACAAAAGAAGAACGGCTAAATCAACATCAACTATGTGTTCTACTTTGCTTGGTAACTACTCTCCCGAAATCTCTGATGATCAAGGAAATAAAGTGAGTAACGATcctaatatttgtaaaaaatctATTCAATATGAACATTAAAATGCTTTTATAGACGTGTGCTGAGTGCTCTGTAAGGTTTTACACCGCAAAGAGGGGTCAAACTGGTAACAAGGCTAGTACTTCGTCCCTTGTTGcgcagaaaataataaaatataaacggGGCGCTATTCActtgtaataaaataataatatcacCCTATATTGGTGTGTAATACGCtatttccgttttttttctccttaaatATTATCTCCCGTACAGAAACCggtatatttgtttaaatatacTATTTGTTTAAAGACTGGACATTAAGAGATATTTCTGGTTGAGaagacattttttcaaaataaaaccaggGAACGCGCAATTTTGACGtcattagacgtccaatttacattaacttttcatttattgtttacCCTTATTTTTATGAACCATTCATTAGTAGGACAATTTCTCTTAATGCTGAAGATGACATTCTTACGATTGAAATGGGGATAGAAACCATGTGTAACATCTATTTTGGAGTTTAGTTGGAGAAGTACTTGGACAACCTTCATCTGGCTGATAAGACACTGATGGATATATCAATAAGATTTCGCCGAGAAATGGACAAAGGCCTTTGCAGAGATACTAACCCTACAGCAGCAGTACGGATGCTGCCAACTTATGTACTCTCAACACCAGATAGAACCGgtactgcttttatttttataagttGCCCAATATAATTCATCATTATtgcaaacggattggacatttCTCAATGCAGTGGACAAGACAGGATATGCAAATTAGCAATATCCTATTTGTCGAACTGATAAGAAGATTTTGATTGCGTATGCGTGTTAAGCcaacacatttatatatttactctgattttatattgtgtagcCGTGGCATATTTTGCAGGTGGTACAAATATTTGGTattcaaaatcaaacaaatacGATTTGCAAACACAAAAGAGTATGACTAATagcctggagaaaaaaatacccaTCATAAGATAGCTTGATtgcatgttttatatataataatgaaaCAATCAGTTCCTCAATTAACGTGATTGGAGAGTAAAGATGCTAATCTAATTCAATTGTTAGATATCATTTATAGCCTCACTCTGATAACTGTGTAGTGACGGATACGACCTGGAAAAACCCGAAGGCATCGTTTGACATGCCGGCTCGAGGGATTCTTAACTCTTGGTTTTAGAAATGTTTGGCCATGAGGGCATTCAAAGCTCTTCTCAGATGTGCTCCCTTGCTGTGTGCCTCAGGACATATATATGTTAGTCcttttttgttataatttgaTCTGCTTTCTCTATTGGTTCACCACAGATATAACATTATGTAGTGTATTTTGAGTGTACTCTGTTTACCCTTCCATTTAGAACAAGGTGAATTTTTGGCACTGGACCTTGGTGGGTCCACCTTCCGAGTACTTCTTGTTACCGTTATGGCTAATGGTGAGCAAAAGGTGAACATGGAAAATCAGATTTATGATATTCCTGAACGTCTCAAGAGAGGCTCGGGTTCGGAGGTAGGATATAACTACACAATTCCTGtatgaatttatatataaaacagaGCTTCTAATAAGAATACAGAAAGTTCGACACAATAGACAATAGATCGTTTCTTTGTGATCTGGCTTAAGTATTAGCTAAAAACACATCTTTGAATAATAATTGTACTTCCGTCAAAACACTATTGCAAGCTGtctttgaatattttatattaccTGGTCTGTTAATTGTACCTGTGCTGTTGATCCATTCCCAAGTCTTCAATAATTCTTAAGTCTTCCCGTCAGTTTTAGAGGAAGGCAGATTACACCGCATTTTTCCTAGGAATGAAGACACAATACACTAATGTACACCTTCCTCCTTTTacctttcatttcaatttccAGTTATTTGACTATATAGCTGAATGCCTGGCTAATTTCATGGAGAAGTTAGAAATAAAGGACAAAAGGCTCCCCCTAGGCTTCACCTTCTCGTTTCCTTGTCAACAGAGCAAGTTGGACGAGGTGGGTAATGTTCAAGTGTAAATTTAGTAGTCTAATTTGTGCTATGCCGAGAAGCGGCATGACTTCTTAACACCACAGATGAAAAGGCATGACCTTTACTTTTTTTACAATTACTGTTCATGGTAGATGTCACGCAGTCTGTGAAATTGTGTTTAATAAATGTGTAAAAGCACAATGTGTAGGCAGatgttaaaatatacattgtttgttGAAAAGCTTTATTATACCTGCTTTTTAGAGTATATTGCTCTCTTGGACAAAAGCCTTCAGGGCAACTGGAGTTGAAGGAAAAGATGTCGTCAAACTTCTGCAAAGTTCTGTAAACAAGCGAGGGGTGTGTATTCTGTAAAACCTAAGAATGAGATGGCCATGAACAAAGTAAGGcaattaaatctttaaaaaaaaatgtaagaaaaggtTGGAATATATGCCAAAATAATATCTTAGATCACTTAATTTGCTTTTACTGATTGTTTAGCCTAATGTGAAACATCCTTCAGAATCATTTAGTACTTTTTTGCTTGATCTTAACAATTTATGATTTAATTCACCTTCAAGGTCTAATGTACCACCAATATCTAATTGCTATGTGCAACAGCTGCATGCTCTTTAATAACTGAAATTATATGTTAATTTTCTTTCTTATGCTATTGCAGGATATCAGTGTTGACATTATGGCTGTTATTAATGACACAGTGGGAGCTATGATGACCTGTGGCTATGATGATCATAATTGTGAAATTGGT comes from the Stigmatopora nigra isolate UIUO_SnigA chromosome 22, RoL_Snig_1.1, whole genome shotgun sequence genome and includes:
- the LOC144215537 gene encoding beta-adducin-like isoform X1; the encoded protein is MSKSPTPMETPVLRSPSNGVPESLQSPQHSTTGSEPQLKKHVSSLLQSPSFKEELDSLIQEQMKKGGSSSNLWALRQLADYMAMHGSPAALQVSPSNMMMVTPINDLQNWDSGSMVKGERLMRCKLASVHRLFDLYGWSQISHTCLTLRVSKEQEHFLMLPDGLAYSEVTGSSLVKVNILGEVVEKGSTNLGVDKEKFSLHSAIYSARPDARCLLHLHTPATAAVSAMKCGLLPLSHESLLVGDVAYYEYNGVMEVEEDRVELQKSLGPTCKVLVLRNHGIVALGESVEETFHAIYHIQAACQIQVSALCSAGGEQNLILLDRTTHKASHAGTVGWAGSKFGPMQKCRIGEQEFEALMRTLDNLGYRTGYAYRFPLLLERARSQTRKDIEVPATATAFHHFDDGLPLGLKQHPFTHRQQQERTRWLNTPNSYQKINQEQASPGQRATWMKTEEMTQAGSTAIKIENSSQFVPLFTNPREVIETRNKIRQQNRQDLKTAGPQSQVLASVSTDDGPPSPVSPPELPLEPEMPNPFNQLTDQELEDYRIEVQKKQDIGPDVGEEVANDVSPATSPTNGPQPNHSTLSGDTKTGSPVIQNGGEEEKQAEDLEKGMKALSTNDSSTPVATPAKPQGETPEGSPCKSPSKKKKKFKPPSFLKKSKKQKEKVET
- the LOC144215537 gene encoding beta-adducin-like isoform X3, whose protein sequence is MSKSPTPMETPVLRSPSNGVPESLQSPQHSTTGSEPQLKKHVSSLLQSPSFKEELDSLIQEQMKKGGSSSNLWALRQLADYMAMHGSPAALQVSPSNMMMVTPINDLQNWDSGSMVKGERLMRCKLASVHRLFDLYGWSQISHTCLTLRVSKEQEHFLMLPDGLAYSEVTGSSLVKVNILGEVVEKGSTNLGVDKEKFSLHSAIYSARPDARCLLHLHTPATAAVSAMKCGLLPLSHESLLVGDVAYYEYNGVMEVEEDRVELQKSLGPTCKVLVLRNHGIVALGESVEETFHAIYHIQAACQIQVSALCSAGGEQNLILLDRTTHKASHAGTVGWAGSKFGPMQKCRIGEQEFEALMRTLDNLGYRTGYAYRFPLLLERARSQTRKDIEVPATATAFHHFDDGLPLGLKQHPFTHRQQQERTRWLNTPNSYQKINQEQASPGQRATWMKTEEMTQAGSTAIKIENSSQFVPLFTNPREVIETRNKIRQQNRQDLKTAGPQSQVLASVSTDDGPPSPVSPPELPLEPEMPNPFNQLTDQELEDYRIEVQKKQDIGPDGDTKTGSPVIQNGGEEEKQAEDLEKGMKALSTNDSSTPVATPAKPQGETPEGSPCKSPSKKKKKFKPPSFLKKSKKQKEKVET
- the LOC144215537 gene encoding beta-adducin-like isoform X2, which gives rise to MSKSPTPMETPVLRSPSNGVPESLQSPQHSTTGSEPQLKKHVSSLLQSPSFKEELDSLIQEQMKKGGSSSNLWALRQLADYMAMHGSPAALQVSPSNMMMVTPINDLQNWDSGSMVKGERLMRCKLASVHRLFDLYGWSQISHTCLTLRVSKEQEHFLMLPDGLAYSEVTGSSLVKVNILGEVVEKGSTNLGVDKEKFSLHSAIYSARPDARCLLHLHTPATAAVSAMKCGLLPLSHESLLVGDVAYYEYNGVMEVEEDRVELQKSLGPTCKVLVLRNHGIVALGESVEETFHAIYHIQAACQIQVSALCSAGGEQNLILLDRTTHKASHAGTVGWAGSKFGPMQKCRIGEQEFEALMRTLDNLGYRTGYAYRFPLLLERARSQTRKDIEVPATATAFHHFDDGLPLGLKQHPFTHRQQQERTRWLNTPNSYQKINQEQASPGQRATWMKTEEMTQAGSTAIKIENSSQFVPLFTNPREVIETRNKIRQQNRQDLKTAGPQSQVLASVSTDDGPPSPVSPPELPLEPEMPNPFNQLTDQELEDYRIEVQKKQDIGPDGEEVANDVSPATSPTNGPQPNHSTLSGDTKTGSPVIQNGGEEEKQAEDLEKGMKALSTNDSSTPVATPAKPQGETPEGSPCKSPSKKKKKFKPPSFLKKSKKQKEKVET
- the LOC144215537 gene encoding beta-adducin-like isoform X5, giving the protein MSKSPTPMETPVLRSPSNGVPESLQSPQHSTTGSEPQLKKHVSSLLQSPSFKEELDSLIQEQMKKGGSSSNLWALRQLADYMAMHGSPAALQVSPSNMMMVTPINDLQNWDSGSMVKGERLMRCKLASVHRLFDLYGWSQISHTCLTLRVSKEQEHFLMLPDGLAYSEVTGSSLVKVNILGEVVEKGSTNLGVDKEKFSLHSAIYSARPDARCLLHLHTPATAAVSAMKCGLLPLSHESLLVGDVAYYEYNGVMEVEEDRVELQKSLGPTCKVLVLRNHGIVALGESVEETFHAIYHIQAACQIQVSALCSAGGEQNLILLDRTTHKASHAGTVGWAGSKFGPMQKCRIGEQEFEALMRTLDNLGYRTGYAYRFPLLLERARSQTRKDIEVPATATAFHHFDDGLPLGLKQHPFTHRQQQERTRWLNTPNSYQKINQEQASPGQRATWMKTEEMTQAGSTAIKIENSSQFVPLFTNPREVIETRNKIRQQNRQDLKTAGPQSQVLASVSTDDGPPSPVSPPELPLEPEMPNPFNQLTDQELEDYRIEVQKKQDIGPDGEEVANDVSPATSPTNGPQPNHSTLSGHSCGALVLSH